A section of the Cololabis saira isolate AMF1-May2022 chromosome 16, fColSai1.1, whole genome shotgun sequence genome encodes:
- the grem1b gene encoding gremlin-1, with amino-acid sequence MATSARIVCGMVFIIISLLSCDVDSKRNRGTQGAIPHPDKSNPNESEQQQPQQPQPPQVGGSGSVQRPGSSSPADEVLESSQEALHVTERQYLKRDWCKTQPLKQTIHEEGCVSRTIINRFCYGQCNSFYIPRHIRREEGAFQSCSFCKPKRFTTMTFTLNCPDQQPPTKKKRIQRVKQCRCISIDLD; translated from the coding sequence ATGGCCACCTCGGCGCGCATTGTCTGCGGTATGgttttcatcatcatcagcctGCTGTCCTGTGACGTGGATTCCAAACGAAACCGAGGCACACAAGGGGCCATTCCTCATCCAGACAAAAGCAACCCGAACGaatcggagcagcagcagccacagCAGCCGCAGCCCCCGCAGGTGGGGGGCTCCGGGTCCGTGCAGAGGCCGGGCTCGTCCTCGCCCGCAGACGAGGTGCTGGAGTCCAGCCAGGAAGCGCTGCATGTGACGGAGCGCCAGTATTTGAAACGGGACTGGTGCAAAACGCAGCCGCTCAAGCAGACGATCCACGAGGAGGGCTGCGTGAGCCGCACCATCATCAACCGCTTCTGTTACGGACAGTGCAACTCGTTTTACATCCCCAGACACATCCGAAGGGAGGAGGGCGCCTTCCAGTCCTGCTCGTTTTGCAAACCGAAACGCTTTACCACCATGACTTTTACTTTGAACTGTCCGGACCAGCAGCCGCCCACCAAGAAGAAGCGCATCCAGCGCGTGAAGCAGTGCCGCTGTATTTCCATAGATCTGGATTAA